A stretch of DNA from Hydrogenophaga sp. SL48:
TGGTCCGATCGACGTGACGGCACGCATCCTGGCCGATGCGGTGAAGGGGTCACTGGGCACCGTGATCGTGGAGAACCGGCCCGGCGCCGGCGGCAACATCGGCGTGGCGGCTGTGGCCAAGGCCGCGCCCGACGGCCTGACACTGGGCATCGCGACCACCGCGTCGCACGGCATCAACCCCTGGCTGTTCTCCAGGCTGCCCTACGACCCGGTGAAAGACTTCGCGCCGGTCACGCAGATGCTGCGCGTGCCCAACGTGCTGGTGATGAACGCCGAGACAGCACGGCGCCTGAACATCGCCACGCTGGCCGATCTGATCCGCTACGCCAAGGCGAACCCGGGCAAGCTCAACTACGGCTCGGGCGGCAACGGCAGCGCCGGCCACCTGGCGGGCGAGATGTTCAAGCACCAGTCCGGCGTGTTCGCGGTGCACATCCCCTACAACGGTGGCAACCCGGCGCAGCTCGGGCTGCTCTCGGGCCAGGTCGATTTCAACTTCGACAACCTGGCCACCGCCTCGGCCAACATCCGTGCCGGCAAGCTCAAGGCCCTGGCGGTGACCACCGCGCAACGCAGCGCGGCCATGCCCGACGTGCCTGCCGTGGCCGAGACACTCAAGGGTTTCGAGATCGACACCTGGTGGGGCCTGGTCGCGCCCGCCGGCACACCGGCCGACACCGTGCGCAAGCTCAACGCCGCGTTCACCGAGGCGTTGAAATCACCCGAGGTCAAGACCCGTTTCGCCGCCTTGATGGCCGAACCCGCACCGAGCTCGCCCGAAGCCTTTGCCGGCTTTCTGAGCAGCGAGCGCGCCAAGTACCAGCGTGCGGTCAAGCTCAGCGGAGCGACGGTGGATTGAGGCGGCTCCGTGTTCACACAGTCCTCGTTTGATCTTCGGTGCTCGGGCCCCCAGGGCAGGAGGTCCGGGCGGGCGTTCCCCGTCCCCCGAACCTCCTACCCCAGTGAGACGTGGGAACGCCTGCAGGAGCTCGACCGTCCGTTCGATATCTGAGGGTGCCCGGTGGAGTGCCCACCGGTCTTTCAGGTCGATGGTGGTTCCCCCGGGCGCAGGCCCCATTCGCCGTTGCCACAGAGTCGGCGTGCGCTGGCTGCGTTGACGCAGTGGTGTCGGCCCGCACACGCGCCTGACGGCGAGCGTGGGCTGGAGAACGGGGGTACCGCCATTGGCCTGCGCGAGGTGCTGGCGCGAAAGGCCCCGGAATCTTTCAACTGGCCACTGCCGACGGCACTCAAAAGAAAGGCACCCGAAGGTGCCCTTCTTTTGAAAGAAGCAGCGTTCACTCCGCCAGCAGCTTCTTCACATCGTCGGCCAGCGCCTGGGCACCGCCGCCGTAGCGCGTGTACAGGCGCACGCGACCCTGCGTGTCGTACACGTAGCTGCCCGCCGAGTGGTCCATGGTGTAGCTGGTGGGCGTCTTGCCCTCGACCTTCTTGTAGTAGATGCGGAAGCTCTTGGTGAGCTCGGGCAAGGCGTTGGGGGCCGCGTAAAGCGCGAGGAAGCCCGGGTCGAAATTCGCCATGTAGGCCTTCATGATCTCGGGCGTGTCGCGCTCGGGGTCCACGCTGACAAACAGGCCCTGCAGCTTGTCGCCGTCGGCGCCCAGCAGCTGCTTGGCCTGCGCCAGCTCGGTCATCGAGGTGGGGCACACGTCGGGGCATTGCGTGTAGCCAAAGAAGATCACCACCACCTTGCCCTTGAAATCCGCGAGGGTGCGTGCCTGGCCGTTGTGGTCGGTGAGCGAAAAGCCGGTGGCGTAGTCGGCACCGGTGATGTCCACGGCGCTGAAACTGGGCGCTTCTTTGCAGCCCGCAAGGCCCAGCCCCGCAGCGACCAGGCACAGCGAAAGAAAGTGGCGGCGAACGCCAAGGGTGGAACGGGTCATGGCAGGTAGTGGTCGATCAGCAGCGCCGCGAACAGCAGCGACAGGTGGATGAGGGAAAAGCGGAAGGTCTTGCGGGCCAGCGCATCGGAGTAGTGGCGCCACAGCGCGATGGCGTAACCACAGAAACCGATGCTGAGCACCACGGCCACCGCGAGGTAGAACCAGCCGCTCATGCGCATGATGAAAGGCATCAGGCAGGCGGCGAACAGCACGAAGGTGTAGAGCAGGATCTGCAACCGCGTGAACTCCGAACCGTGCGTGACCGGCAGCATGGGCAGGCCGGACTTGCGGTAGTCCTCCACGCGGTAGAGCGCGAGCGCCCAGAAGTGCGGCGGTGTCCAGAGGAAGATGATGAGGAACAGGATCAGCGCCTCGGGCGCGACCACGCCGGTCATGGCGGCCCAGCCGAGCACCGGCGGCATGGCGCCCGAGGCACCACCGATCACGATGTTCTGTGGCGTCAGCGGCTTGAGGATCACGGTGTAGATCACCGCGTAGCCGACAAAGGTGGCAAAGGTCAGCCACATGGTCAGCGGGTTGACGAGGAAGTACAGGATGGCCGAGCCCAGCGAACACAGCCCGGCCGAGAAGCTCAGGGTCTGCAGGTTGCCCAGCTCGCCCTTGGCCGTGGGGCGCCAGGCGGTGCGCCGCATCTTGGCGTCGATCTGTTGTTCGACCACGCAGTTGAAGGCCGCCGCGGCACCCGCCACCAGCCAGATGCCCAGCGAGGCCCAGGCAGCCAGTTGCACCTGCGCCCAGCTGGGCACGCCGGGCACGGCGAGCACCATGCCGATCAGTGCACAGAACACGATCAGCTGGATCACGCGAGGCTTGGTCAGCGCATGGAACTGGCGCCACACGGACGGTGGCGCGGGAACGGTGGAAGGATTCGCGGTGCTCATCAGGTCGATCGGGAAACGTTGTATCGGGGTGCGCTCACGGTGCCGTGGGCGCTGCGGGTGCCGAACACGGCGCCGGTCAGCACGATCACCAGCCCCGCCGCGCCGGCCGTGTGGCCCACGGCGGCCAGCAGGGGCCAGTCGAACACCACGTTGGTGAGCCCGCTGGCGAACTGCCACAGCAGCAAGGCCAGCACCCAGCGCGCGGTGGTCCGCATCGCGGGCACCGACCACAAACGCCACGCCATCCAGCCCAGCGCGGCCAGCACGGCGTACGCCGCGAGCCGGTGCACGTAGTGGATGGCGGTGAGCGCGGCGAAGGTGATGGGTTGACCCTCGGCGTTCATGCCGAGCGCGCGCCACAGCGAGAAACCCTCGCGCAGGTCCATCGGCGGCCACCAGCCGCCCTGACAGGTGGGGAACTCGCTGCAAGCGAGCACCGCGTAGTTGGTGCTGACCCAGCCGCCCAGCGCGATCTGAACCCACAGCAAGGCGTACACCAACCCCAGCGCGACGCGGGTCGGGTGGTCCAGTGAAATCCGCCCTGCGCTGTCGGGCGCGGTGATTTGATACGACACCGCCTGCGCGCGCAGCAGCGCCAGCAACACCAGTCCACCGAGCAGGTGCAGGGTGACGATGGCAGGAAACAGCTTCATGGTGACCGTGAGGGCGCCAAATGCGCCTTGAAGACAGACCCAGAACAGCGTGAGCAGCGGCCAGCCAAACGACACACTCAAGCGCCGCCGCTCCACCCAGCTCACCGCGGCCAGCACCAGGATCAACACGCCGACGGCCGTGGCCAGGTAGCGGTGGATCATCTCGACCCAGGCCTTGGAGAACGTGACCGGGCCGGTGGGCATGGCCTCCTGGGCGGCAGTGATGGCGGCGCTGGCGCCCACCGGGCTCACGCTGCCGTAACACCCGGGCCAGTCGGGACAACCCAGCCCCGAGTCGGTCAGGCGGGTGAAAGCGCCGAACAGCACCAGGTCAAAGGTGAGAAAGAGCGTGAGCAAGGTCAGCACCTGCAGCCGGCGCGCCACGCTCGCCTGCCGGTTGCGCAACCACACCCAGGCCAGCGGGGCCAAGGCGATTACCACACCCAGCAGCATCAGGCGAGCGACAGGCGCAAAGTCGTACAGGGCGGGCGTGTTCATGGACATGCATCAACCGCCGTTCACGGCCGCCACACCCACTCGACCACCCTTGTCCCAGAACGCCGACGCGCGCAGCAAACGGTCCAAGTCGCGCTTGATCTGCTTCGGGTCGGCCTGCGCAGGGAAACGCATCATCCAGTTGCCGATCGGATCGACCACGTACAGGTGGTCCTGCAGCCGCTGGCCGGCGGCGGGGGTGAGCCACGTGGCCAGCAGCTTCTCATCCACGTGCAACACGGTGGCGCTGGCGGTGGCCTTCTTCAGCGGTTCGGCGAGTTCGGGCGCCCCCGTGCGAAGCCAGACCCAGTCCAGCCGGTCCTTGTCCTTGCCCAGGCCTTCACGCAGCTGGTGCTGCACATACAGGTGCTTCTGGCAGGCATCGTCGCAGGCCGAATCGGCGACGCTGATGAAGAGCCACTGGTCTTTGAGCTGGGTCAGCGGCACCGCGCGGCCGTTCGCGTCCACACCGATGAACGCGGGCAGGGGCAACTGGGGGTCAATGAGTTCGCCGTAGTTGCGCCGCCCTTCCGGCCGGATCACGTAGTAGGTGAAGTACGACGCGATCACCGGTGCCGCGCAAGCCAGCAGCAGCAGGAGCATCTTCCAGCGGCCGGAACGGGTCATGGCCGCCGTGTCGGAAACGTCCGCGCGCGGCAGGCTGTGGACCGTGAGGGTCAGGGGTTCATCGGGGGTCTGGGCCATGGAATGAGTGTGATCGACGGGGGAAAATCAGTTGGAACCAGACATACAGGCCGGCGATGACCGCGCACATCGCAAACCACTGGGCCGCGTAGCCATGGTGCTTCTGCACGGCGGCTTCGAACCGCGGCCAGTCGCGCAGCAGGCCTTCCGGCGATGCGCCGGTCTGCAGCACCGACACCGGCATCAACGACAGGCCGGTGTCCCGGGACATGCCGTCGATGCTGAGATTTTGCCGGATGGGCCCGCGCTCCGCTTCGCCCAGCTCGAACAGCTGGCTGGGCGGCGGGGCCAATCGCCCGGCCACCTCGACCCAACCCTCGGGCGTGGGCACCGCAGGCACTTTGCTGCGGTCGGTGAAGTCGCGCGGCACCCAGCCTCGCTGCACCAGCAGCGACCGCTCGCTGCCCTTAAGCCGCAGGGGTGTGACGAGAATGAACCCGCTGCGCCCGCCCATGGGGCGGTTGTCCAGAAACACGCTGGCCCCGGACACCCATTCGCCGCGCAACAGCACGGGGCGGTGCAGCGCATCGTCAAGAGCGGGTCCATCCGGCAGCCCAGCCTCACTCAACGGTGGCAATGCGGCCCGCCCGTTGATGCGGTCCTCCAGCGCCTGTTTCTGGGCGGCGCGCGACAGCTGCCACATGCCCAGGGACGCGGTCAACCCCGCGCTCAGCACGGCGGCCACCGTGATGAGCCAGAAGCGGAAGCGGGGGGATGTGGAACGCATGCGAGGGCAATGAATGGTGGGAGCAGCGGCCTGGACGAGGTGATCAATGCACCGATAATCCGGCCATGACCTACATCGTGATTGTGGCCTTTGTGGCCATCCTGGGCAGTCTGGCGGCCGCGCTGGTGTTCATGATGCGCGGCGGATCCAGCTCGGACAACCCCGCAGAGACCCCGCGCAAGAACCACATGGCGCGCGCGCTTGCCTTCCGTGTGGGGTTTTCCATCCTGCTGTTTCTGGTCGTGCTCATCAGCTACTGGATGGGCTGGATTCAACCCACCGGGTTGCCCCTCAAGGGTTGAAACAAAAAAAGCGCCTCCTGGCGCTTTTTCTGGGCCGGCTCCTGGCGATTCCGCCCGGAACCGGGCGATCACATCCAGTACACGAGGATGTACAGGCCCAGCCAGACCACGTCCACAAAGTGCCAGTACCACGCCGCGCCTTCGAAGCCGAAGTGGCGCTGGGCCGTGAAGTGACCTTTCTGCAGTCGAAGCGTGATGAACAGCAGCATCAACATGCCCACGAACACGTGGAAGCCGTGAAAACCGGTGAGCATGTAAAACGTGGACCCGAAGATGCCGGAGGTCAGCTTCAGGTTGTAGGCGCTGTAGGCGTGGGCGTATTCGTAACCCTGAACAAACAGGAACACGATGCCCAGGATGACCGTCATCCACATGAAGGCGATGGTCTTGCCACGGTTGCCGGCCTGCAGGGCATGGTGGGCGATGGTCAGCGTCACGCCCGAGGTCAGCAGCAGCGCGGTGTTGATGGTGGGCAGCCAGAAAGGTCCCATGGTCTGAAACGGCTCCACGATCCCGGCGGGCGAAGCGGTGGCACCAGCCTGCAGGCTCGGCCACACCGAGGTGAAATCGGGCCAGATCAGCGAGTTCTCGATGTTGCCGAGCGCAGGCACCGAGTGGACACGGGCCCACCAGAGCGCGGTGAAGAAGGCACCGAAAAACATGACCTCGGAGAAGATGAACCAGCTCATGCTCCATCGGTACGACAGGTCGATCTTGTGACCGTACATACCACCTTCGCTCTCGGACACCGACTCACGGAACCACTGGAACAGCACGATCAGCCAGAACGCCATGCCAAAGGCCAGCGAATACATGCCCCAGTCGGCGCCGTTGATCCACTGGCCCGCGCCCAGGATCACGAAAAACAGGCCAATGGCCGCCATCACCGGGTGCCGCGACGGGCCTGGGACGTAGTAGTAGGGCGTCGTGCCGTGTGTTGCTGCTGACATGCTCACTCCTAAATGCTTTCGCTTGTATGGATATCGGAAATCAATGAACAACCGGTGGAGGGCTCAACCCACCACCCAGTTGACAATCAGGATCAGGGACAGGACAAAAAACAGCGCCATCACGATACCGACCACAATGAGGTGAATCGGGTTGAGGCGCGCCACATCGTTTTGGTAGTCCGTGTTGCGGCGCACGCCCAGAAAGCCCCAGAGCACGGCCTTGACCGTGCCCAGCACCGAGCCCTTGCGCTGGTGAACGGGTGTGCTCATACCGCACCCCCGGGCCGGGCGACAGGGGCCACCACAGGCACCTTGGCCACATCCTGCGGCGCGGGTGGCACCTTGCCGCCCACTTCGAAAAAGGTGTACGAGAGCGTGATCGTGGACACGTCCTTGGGCAGGCGCGGATCGATCACGAACGCCACCGGCCAGGCTTTTTTCTCACCTGGCGCAAGCGTGTATTGCGTGAAGCAGAAACACTCCAGCTTGTTGAAGTGGGACGCGGCCTGCATCGGTGCGTAACTCGGGATCGCCTGTGCGGCCATCGTCCGGTTCTGGATGTTCTGGAACTCGTACATCACGGTGGTCAGTTCACCGGGGTGAACCTGCAACGAACGCACCGCCGGCTTGAAATGCCACGGGCCACGGGCATTGACATCGAACTCCACCGTGATCGTGCGCGAGGTGTCCACCTGGGTGTTGAGCGCGGCCTTCGGCTGGGCTCCAGGCACCTCGCGCTCGGCCAGCGCCAGCACATTGATGCCGGTGGCTTCGCAGATGGCCTTGTAGATGGGCACGAGCGCGTACCCAAAGGCGAACATGCCCAGCGCGATCACGCCGAGCTTGCCCACCATCTTGAAGTTTTCTCGACGCAGTCCCATACAAGCCGATCAGCCGCCCAGCAGCACCATCTTGCCCACGAAGCCGAGGAAAAAGACCACGGCCACGGACGCGAGGATCAGACCCAGACGGGCGTTCTGTTTTTTGCGGTCGGAGGACATGGTCATTTCTGTGTCTTCAATGCAGGGTCAACTCAGCCAATCACCTTGGTGGCGGTGGCGTCGAGCTTGGGCGGGGTTTCGAACGTGTGGAACGGTGCGGGCGAAGGCACTTCCCACTCCAGGCCTTCGGCACCTTCCCAAGGCTTCTGCGACGCCTTGGGGCCTTGACCGCGCATGGCCGGGATCACCACGGCGATGAAGAAGTACACCTGCGCAAAACCGAAGAAGAAACCGCCCACCGACGCGATGGCATTGAAGTCGGCGAACTGCATCGGGTAGTCGGCATAACGACGGGGCATGCCGGCCAAGCCAAGGAAGTGCATCGGGAAAAAGGTGACGTTGAACGAAATCATCGACCACCAGAAGTGGATCTTGCCGCGCGTTTCGCTGTACATCACGCCGGTCCACTTGGGCAGCCAGTAGTAGATGCCGGCAAACATCGCAAACAGCGAACCGGCCACCAGCACGTAGTGGAAGTGGGCCACCACGTAGTAGGTGTCCTGGAAGTTGATGTCGATCGGCGCCATGGACAGGATCAGGCCCGTGAAGCCACCGATGGTGAACACGAAGATGAAGCCCACGGCCCACAGCATCGGGGTCTCGAAGGTCATCGAACCCTTCCACATGGTCGCGATCCAGTTGAAGATCTTCACGCCTGTGGGCACGGCGATCAGCATGGTCGAGTACATGAAGAACAGTTGGCCCGTCACCGGCATGCCGGTGGTGAACATGTGGTGTGCCCACACGACGAAGGACAGGATGGCGATCGAACCGGTGGCGTACACCATGGAGGCGTAGCCGAACAGCTTCTTGCGCGCGAAAGCGGGCACGACCTGGCTCACGATGCCAAAGGCCGGCAGGATCATGATGTAGACCTCGGGGTGACCGAAGAACCAGAAGATGTGCTGGTACATCACCGGGTCACCGCCGCCGGCGGGGTTGAAGAAGCTGGTGCCGAAGTGGCGGTCGGTCAGCGTCATGGTGATGGCACCGGCCAGCACGGGCATCACGGCGATCAGCAGGTAGGCGGTGATCAGCCAGGTCCAGCAGAACATGGGCATCTTCATCAGCGTCATGCCGGGGGCACGCATGTTGAGGATGGTGACGATGATGTTGATCGAGCCCATGATGGACGACGCACCCAGGATGTGCATCGCGAAAATGCCGGCGTCCATCGAGGGGCCCATCTGCAGGGTCAGCGGCGCGTACAGCGTCCAGCCGGCGGCGGGGGCGCCGCCTGGCATGAAGAACGAGGACACCAGCATCAGTGCGGCCGGGATCATCAGCCAGAAACTGAAGTTGTTCATGCGTGCGAAGGCCATGTCGGACGCGCCGATCTGCAACGGGATCATCCAGTTCGCGAAGCCCACGAAGGCCGGCATGATGGCCCCGAACACCATGATCAGGCCGTGCATGGTGGTGAGCTGGTTGAAGAGCTCGGGGTTGACCAGTTGCAGGCCCGGCTGGAACAGCTCGGCACGGATCAACAGCGCGAGAACGCCACCCACCATGAGCATGGTGAAAGCGAACAACAGGTACAGCGTGCCGATGTCTTTGTGGTTGGTGGCGTAGACCCACCGGCGCCAGCCCGTGGGGGCGTGGTGATCGTGGTGGTCGTCGTGCGCGTGAGCGTCATGGGGATCGAGTACTGCACTCATCATCGTTTCCTTTGGAATTCAAATAGCTATCAGTGCCCGGCTCACTTGCGCGCAGCCACCACCTCGGCAGGCTGCACGATTTGTTCGGTTTTGTTGGACCAGCTGTTCTTGGCGTAGGTCATGACCGCAGCCAGCTCGGTGTCTGACAGCTGCTTCCAGGACGGCATGGCGCCGCCAGCGGCGCCGTTGAGCAACACATTGATCATGGCGGCATGGTCGGTGCTGGTCACGATGGCCGAGCCGTCCAAGGGCTTGATGGGGCCGGCGCCTTTGCCGTTGGCCTGATGGCAGGCCACGCAGTTGGCGGCGTACACCGATTCGCCACGCTTCACCAGATCAGCCAGGGTCCACACCTTGGACGGATCGTCGGCCAGCGCCGCCATCTTCTTGTACTCGCCATCCACCCACTTGGTGTAATCCTCGGCCGACACCACCTTCACGTGGATGGGCATGTAGGCGTGTTCCTTGCCGCACAGCTCGGCACACTGGCCATAGAAATCACCGGTCTTCTCGGCACGAAACCAGGTGTCGCGCACGAAGCCGGGGATCGCATCCTGCTTGATACCGAAGGCCGGCACCATGAAAGCGTGAATCACGTCGTTGGCGGTGGTGATGATGCGCACCTTCTTGCCCACGGGCACCACCATCGGGTTGTCCACCTTGAGCAGGTAGTCGTCGGTGGCCGGCGGGTTGCCGCTGCTGGACATTTCACGGTGCTTCACGTCGAGCGTGGAGAGGAAACCGATGCCCTCGCCCTCACCCTTGATGTAGTCATACCCCCACTTCCACTGCATGCCTGTGGCCTTGATGGTGATGTCGCTGTTGGTGGTGTCCTTCTGGGCCACCAGCACCTTGGTGGCTGGCAGGGCCATGCCGATCACGATCAGCAGCGGGACGATGGTCCATCCAAGCTCGACCCAGATCGGCTCGGGCAACTCCTGGGCCTTGTGGCCAACCGACTTGCGGTGCTTGAGGATGGAATAGAACATCACCCCGAAGACGATCACGAAGATGACCGTGCAAATGATCATCATGAACCAGTGCAGCCAGTGCTGCTCTTCAGCGATCTTGGTGGCTGCGGGAGCAAAATTGAGCTGATTCACCGCCGGGCCACCGGGCAAGTCATTGACGGCGTGGGCAGCTTCGGTCACCCAGACCGCAGAGCCGAGGGCCAGCGATGAAACCAGGGTGCGCAGGCCACCCAGTCGATCAAGCAAAGAATCACCCGTCTGTTTTGTCGTACTCACGTTTAACGCCTCAAATATAAGTATTGATTTATATCAATGCTGATTAGAACAAAATTTCCGGGGACCGCCCACTCAGGGAATACCCAACCATCACTCAAACTCAGCTCGGTGCGGCCCTGCATTCAGGGGCCAGCACAGGGCACGAATACAGAGGACACGAAGCAGCCCTACTGGCACGGACTGACCGCCTCCGCGCACCAGGAAGGCCATGAACACCGCCAGCCATGCCACGGCCCAAGAGGCAATACCATCCACGCGCCCAGGCACCCGAAGAATCCGTCCAACGTCAGGGCACCGAATGGCATCGCAGGATCCACTGAGCCCCATCGGCGGAGACTGAGGCTAGGGGGCTCACCTTGCAGTTCCCACCCTTCCTCGACGACAGAACGTGGCGACCACAGGCACACGAACACGCACAGGCGTGTCAAAAAACCCGCCACAGCGGTTTGATTTATGTCAATTGTAGCCGTCGAAAAACACGGCTTGACGCCCACCGCCCGTGGAGCCTGCAGCGCAGGGAAATGGCCCCAGTCTCAGGAGCGACGGTCTCGCAGCATGGCGCGCATCTCATCCATCGACACCGACTGGCTGTCGCTACGCCGGGGACGGGGGGTTGCCTTGAAGGCATGGCCATAGATGACCTCGAACGTGAGCAGCAGGCGTCCGTCCTCTGACCTCGGCAGGCCCTGATCAATGGCCCGCTCCAGCGAACGCCGCCAGGCACGCCCGCGCAACGCCCCGAATCGCCCGGCATTGAGGTTGCGCCCCAGTGATCGAAGCTCGTCCAGCAAGGGACCAGCGCCACTAAAGGACAGCGAGATGCGCTCCATGTCCATGACGGGCTCCGCAAAACCGTTGTGCACCAGCATGTCGCCCCAGTCGTGCATGTCGGTGAACGGGTGCGCTGGATCGGGCCAACCTGCCCGGGCGTACACCGCACGCAGCTCTCGAAGGCTGTCAGGCCCCAGGCAAGAAAACATCAGAAAACCGTCTGTCTGTATCTGTCGATGCCACTGTCGAAGCAGCGGTTGCGGGCGTGCCACATGATGCAACACCATGTTGGCCCACAACATCGCGACTGGCGTGTCAACTCCGGCCGCGATCTGGCCCCGCCTCCACTGCAAGGGATTCCATGAACGCCGGGACGGGTCTCTGGTGGCCGCAAGGGCCAGCGGCATGTCGTGCGCTGCCACGTGACAGCGGGCTGCGGGCAAGTGCTCCACCAGGCTGCGATGGGCCTGGAGACCACCGAGCACCGGCTCCCAGTGCAGCCAGCTGGCCGGCGGATCTCGAAACCACTGCAGCCTCTCGCCCATGCGGCGGGCCACCTCTTCGTGCAACCAGGGACTCTGGTTGCGTGGGCGGGACAACCACCGCTGCGCGGCCACAGGGTCGAGGCCAGGCACAGGCATGTCTTCGGGTTCGGGGTTCAATGGGAATGCAAATTGGGGGGGAAGGCCCTCGCGGGGCTGGCGCCGCCAGTATATTGGCGCCACCATGACCCGTCTGCCCTCGCCACTCGAGCGCGCACCGCCT
This window harbors:
- the coxB gene encoding cytochrome c oxidase subunit II; amino-acid sequence: MGGLRTLVSSLALGSAVWVTEAAHAVNDLPGGPAVNQLNFAPAATKIAEEQHWLHWFMMIICTVIFVIVFGVMFYSILKHRKSVGHKAQELPEPIWVELGWTIVPLLIVIGMALPATKVLVAQKDTTNSDITIKATGMQWKWGYDYIKGEGEGIGFLSTLDVKHREMSSSGNPPATDDYLLKVDNPMVVPVGKKVRIITTANDVIHAFMVPAFGIKQDAIPGFVRDTWFRAEKTGDFYGQCAELCGKEHAYMPIHVKVVSAEDYTKWVDGEYKKMAALADDPSKVWTLADLVKRGESVYAANCVACHQANGKGAGPIKPLDGSAIVTSTDHAAMINVLLNGAAGGAMPSWKQLSDTELAAVMTYAKNSWSNKTEQIVQPAEVVAARK
- a CDS encoding class I SAM-dependent methyltransferase — encoded protein: MPVPGLDPVAAQRWLSRPRNQSPWLHEEVARRMGERLQWFRDPPASWLHWEPVLGGLQAHRSLVEHLPAARCHVAAHDMPLALAATRDPSRRSWNPLQWRRGQIAAGVDTPVAMLWANMVLHHVARPQPLLRQWHRQIQTDGFLMFSCLGPDSLRELRAVYARAGWPDPAHPFTDMHDWGDMLVHNGFAEPVMDMERISLSFSGAGPLLDELRSLGRNLNAGRFGALRGRAWRRSLERAIDQGLPRSEDGRLLLTFEVIYGHAFKATPRPRRSDSQSVSMDEMRAMLRDRRS